Proteins co-encoded in one Malus sylvestris chromosome 9, drMalSylv7.2, whole genome shotgun sequence genomic window:
- the LOC126583039 gene encoding uncharacterized protein LOC126583039 yields the protein MYPVERLLDLYKKSIRNKARPEGFIMEAHLAYESLTFCSMYLCDVETPFTQPERNDDSGDPSVLLSVFAQKARPFGAHVLVELSREEIKVAYWYILDNYEEIEDFKSEHIEILEKDNHVNVQLRHKHLFPEWFRQLATSLYY from the exons ATGTATCCTGTAGAAAG ATTGTTGGACTTGTACAAGAAATCTATACGTAACAAAGCTCGCCCTGAAGGCTTTATTATGGAAGCACACTTGGCATACGAGTCCTTAACTTTTTGCTCAATGTATTTGTGTGATGTTGAGACTCCATTCACTCAACCAGAAAGAAACGATGACAGTGGTGATCCCAGTGTGTTGCTCTCAGTGTTTGCACAAAAAGCACGTCCATTTGGAGCTCATGTATTGGTTGAACTTTCTAGGGAAGAAATAAAAGTGGCATATTGGTATATCTTAGACAATTATGAAGAAATAGAAGACTTCAAGAG TGAGCATATCGAGATTTTGGAAAAAGATAATCATGTCAATGTACAACTGAGACATAAACATTTGTTTCCTGAATGGTTTAGGCAGCTGGCCACGTCATTGTATTATTAA